The following nucleotide sequence is from Zea mays cultivar B73 chromosome 1, Zm-B73-REFERENCE-NAM-5.0, whole genome shotgun sequence.
GGGTGGTAAGTGGGGCAACACTGGTAGATGGGACCTAACCTAGAGGGAACACTAGTAACACTCGGTAGTGGCATCCTCCGTGTTGTAGACGATATCAAATTAAAATTTGTCTTTTCTATCGTTTTGTAAGATATACTTATCTTTTGTTGTTTTAACCAAACCTATTTGTAAATAACTCTAATGTTACAGTAATATAATCACACAATATAAGTAATGATATTTTTAAAGTTTTATCTCCTTATTTATGATCCTGATGTAAACATGGATTATTTTAAGTTCTTTCATTGGATGGGCTTAACAGACTATCGGATTTGATATAATCTCTGGTGCACTTAGTGATAAATAGCTGGCAGGTGTGCCCGAAATTGGGTTAAACCGGACGGTTCTGCCATGCCACAGTACACGTACAACATTAGGCCTTGTTCATTtccgtcggattgcacccggaatcgttccagctaatcaaagtttatataaattagagaaacaatccggTCAGGAATCGTTAGGACCCACCAATCCGGCAGAAACGAACAAGGTCTTAGTCAACTCCACTCCAGCGCTCACACAACTGCCATATTGGTTGGTTACCTCTGATCTTTTCTGTTATCCGCAAGGGACACAAGCCAGAGCTTGACGGTTTCACAAGTGTTCCATCTTCGGAACCTCATGTACCATTATTGTTCATCATACGCCTGTTCATCTTCAGTTGATGATGACTGCCCGAAAGCTAGTAGGCTCATATGTCTGGATCCTTCTGGTATCATAGCTCGAACCACCTGCATATTCATCAAGCATGTCTAAGGAATAGGATATGTACAAAGACATTATTGTCCGTAAATATAGAGCAAAAACTAACAGTTCATCAGATAATTTACCTTTCTATGATTATTTTCGTATATGTAATTATATTCATATCAagcaaacaataaaagtcaaCTTGAGTCTAGTGTTGAATCCAAGAAGTCCTAAAAAAAATCCATGGCATGCCTAAATATATATTTGAAAGAGACTGTATCATCACATCATATAAAAAAAACATATACATGTAAGGCTTTAGATTGAAACTTTAAAGCGGCGAAAAATGAATTTGAATCTTGTCAACTGTAGCAGACTCATGCAGAAAGCCCAGGAAGAATCCAGCAAACCTTTTCTATCTCATCGCAGGTGGTTGGGCTCTCTCGGAGATACTGCAGTGCCTTCTCTCTGCCTTGGCCCAATCTGAGCAATTGTTCAAACAAAAAAAAGGCACATATCAAAGCTTCGTCTATACATAGAGATAATCTTTTGACCAAAACATAAAGATAATTGCACTCTAACGCTGATCTCCTACCAAACCTAACCAAGGCAAAAGGTAAAACAGAATGATACTGACGAGGGCAATGTAACTCCCTAGTTTGAACCAAAGTAATGCAAGTAATACACTGTTGTGTTAAATAATGGTATCAGTTTCTGAATATTCGGATTCAATTCTGATACAGCATGACCAGAACGACCCTTAAGAGTTATCCAAAATAAAGTTGATGAACTAGAAGTTCTTTATCAAATTGTCAGGACATCAGATCACTATTTTTGTCACACAAAGGGGAAAAATACACTCACACTTGTATTTAAAATTTAAAATTTCTGACTTGCTGTAGACCCTTTATTTGGGAAGCAATATATTTCAAAAAGGCTTAGATCCTAGAGTTATCCTATTACATTGTAAGCACAAAAAAAAAACAGTATTAAAGGACAATGACCCCTATTGAGGCCTTTCCATTTTTCTAAGGATTTCATACAGTTAGCCGAAATATGTGAAAAGCACATGGAAATGAGACTAAGAAATATTTGTCAAAGTAATATTGCTTTCAAAACTAATTGACGTGTAAAGATAGCACCCATAAGAAATATAATTTTTAAACCTCAAGTATTCACCGAAGATCAAACTCTTCTAAAGCTCCCGGCTTACCTTATATCTTTGTAGCTGTACCACGAACCCTTCTTTGCAACTACATCCATCAGCTCAGCACAATCAAGAACGCACCCCTGTCCAATATTTTCGTTCAGCATATGATACAATGACAGAAGGCTATTTTTTTAGAAACTTACCAATTTACTAACACCCTCCCCAAAAATGATTTCAAATTCAGCTTGCTTGTAGGGCCTAGATACCTTgtaggaaggggggaaaggataTCATGCTTACTGTGGAAATCATAATACAAAGCAAGAAGTGCATAAAATTTGGACATACTTTACTCTTCTGCACTCTGACACGAACCTTCACACCAACATCTTCATCTCCCTTGGCCTTAGAAAAACAAAAACAAGCATAACAATCATTCCCACCTCACCTTTAGGGATATATGAAATTTACTTTATCGATCTCACAGATTTTATCTTCCCAATGAGCCGTATCTCAAGACGGACAGATGCAAAGAATTTCAAGGCTATCCCTCCACTAGTGACTTCAGGATTCCCATAGAACACTCCAATCTGTTGAATACCAAATCCATCAAATGAAATAATATAATGTAAACAAGCAATTAGCTGGAAATCAATGTAACTATTTTATTATTACACCTTGTATCTtatttgattcaagaacataaGAGTACAGCCAGCCTTTGAGGCATTGCCTGACATTTTTCTCAATGCTTGACTCATCAGACGAGCTTGTAGACCCATCTGCTGCATTCCTATCTCACCCTGAAAACAGATAAATTACATTGCCGATGCAGCATTTCATACATAACCAACACAAAAGAAAGATGGAAAAATGAATCATACTTCAATTTCTGCACGTGGGGTGAGCGCTGACACCGAATCAATACAGATAAGATCTATTGCTCCAGATCTGCACATACGGTCCGCAACTGATAGACAGCAATAATATATTAGCAATTTTTCATGTAAACAAAGATCTAAGTACATAGTGATCTTCAAGGTTAACAAATAAAGCAAGAAAATCGTACTGACATACAAACACAAACAAAATAAAACAACACAAGATGTAGCAGCTTATACTTCTCAAAATCCAGCATGTGCTATAATACCTATTGCTAACAAACTTCCAACACTACAATTATTAGGGTTGTAAATGAGCACAAAATGGTAATTATTTGCGAATACAAAACATGTTGACATCACTGGACATATTGTTAGAGTGTTAGGCCTGTTAAGGCTTGGCCCATGTGGCCCATGTAAACACTATATAGCTAACCTGTTGGGTTAGCCCTAATCCATTGAATATTCACTCCAATATGGTATCGGAgcttgatgatttttctcattatgTGTGGACTTTTCCTTTGCGTGCCAAGTCTGAGACTTTCCCCGCCCTCcgccacttcttcgcctgggtgtcCACTCAGTTCGGCCTCACCATTAAGGCCGTTCAGTGTGACAATGGTCGGGAGTTCGATAACTCCACCTCCCGCGACTTCTTTCTCTCCCACGGGATGCAATTGCGGATGTCTTGCCCGTATACCTCCTCCCAGAACGGCAAGGCTGAGCGCATGATTCGCACGACCAACGACACCATCCGCACTCTTCTTCTCCAGGCGCACCTTCCGGCTTGTTTCTGGGTCGAGGCCCTCCACACCTCTACCTACCTCCTCAACCGTCTCCCTTCCACTGCGTGCCCGGCCCCCACTCCTCACCAGGCACTCTTCGGTACCCCTCCGCGCTATGACCACCTCCGTGTCTTCGGGTGTGCTTGCTACCCGAACACCGCTGCCACTGCTCCTCACAAACTTGCACCCCGTTCCACCCTCTGTGTGTTTCTCGGGTACTCCCCGGACCACAAAGGCTACCGCTGCTTTGACCTCTGCTCTCGCCGGGTCCTCATCTCTCGCCATGTGGTGTTTGATGAGTCCGTATTTCCCTACTCCTCCACCACCACACCACCCTCCTCCGACCCTGACCTTGACCTCTTCACTCTCTTTCAGACTGACGCGGTGGTCGAGCcacctctccttcctctctctgcAGGTACTCGCTCACCACCTGTCGGTCCTACTCCCGGCCCGGTACCTTGCTCGGGTTCGGTGGTGTCGCGTCTCCGCGGAGCCCCGTCTCCGATCGCCCCCGGGCCGAGCGAGGGTGGTGGGACTGCACCGCCTCCGGGGCCGTCGGTTACGACCCCTCCGGCCCGCTTCGCCCAGCCGGTGCGGGTCTACCAGCGCCGGCTGCCGCCGCCGGGGTTCGCACCTCCACCgtcgccgcccctgccgctgtcaCCGCCGGTGGCCCAGTCCCCGCCAGGGACACCTACACCTCCGCCGCGGCCACCCACGGCCCGTGTCGAGACGCCGGTGTACCATCCACCGCTCCTTCATCGCGACCCGCGGcatgtccacccgatggtgacgcgGCACGCGGCCGGTACCCTGCCGCCCCGTGTCTTGGCGGCCACGACCGCAGACTCGCAGGTTTCTCCGGTACCCTCCTCCGTCCGCACCGCCCTGCTGGACCCCCACTGGCGTCAGgcgatggaggaggagtacgcggtgCTCGTCGCCAACCAGACGTGGGATCTGGTGCCCCGTCCGCCCGGCACCAACGTCGTCACCGGCAAGTGGATCTGGACACACAAGCGACGGGCCGATGGTACCCTGGACCGGTACAAGGCTCGCTGGGTTCTTCGGGGCTTCACTCAGCGCCCCGGAGTCGACTACGATGAGACCTTCAGCCCGGTTGTGAAGCCGGCCACCGTCCGCACGGTGCTCTCGCTGGCCCTCGCTCGCTCCTGGCCAGTTcaccagctcgacgtcaagaacgcCTTCCTGCACGGCGCCCTCACCGAGACCGTCTACTGTTGTCAGCCTGCGGGGTTCGTGGACTCCTCTCGCCCTGACATGGTCTGCCGGCTCAACAGGTCCCTCtatggcctcaagcaggcccccCGGGCGTGGCATTCCAGACTGGCTACCTTCCTGGTGACACTGGGCTTCGTGGAGGCCAAGTCCGACACGTCTTTGTTCGTCCACCATCATGGCGCAGAGACTGCCTACTTGCTTCTCTACGTGGATGACATTGTCCTCACCGCCTCCAGTCCGTCTCTTCTTCGCCGCTTCGTCGACGCGCTTCAGCGGGAGTTTCCGGTCAAAGATCTGGGCGTGCTTCACCATTTCCTGGGGGTCACTGCTGAGCCTCGCCCCTCAGGACTCCTCCTTCACCAGCGACAGTATACACTTGACATTCTGGAGCGGGCCCAGATgagtgactgcaagccctgctccaccccTGTCGACACGCAGGCCAAGCTCTCTGAGGCCACGGGTGACCCAGTCGCGGACCCCACCGGCTACAGGAGTCTTGCCGGTGCCcttcagtacctcaccttc
It contains:
- the LOC100282426 gene encoding protein recA; amino-acid sequence: MPMAVSAVTASHLALSFPARSRRRRAAPRAAAGGLTARARRLRCEFVAGGGNGALSGEDDPRLVDRQKVLDAAMNDINNSFGKGSVTRLGSAGGAFVETFPSGCLTLDFALGGGLPKGRVVEVYGPESSGKTTLALHAIAEIQKLGGNAMLVDAEHAFDPAYSKALGVDIENLIVCQPDNGEMALEIADRMCRSGAIDLICIDSVSALTPRAEIEGEIGMQQMGLQARLMSQALRKMSGNASKAGCTLMFLNQIRYKIGVFYGNPEVTSGGIALKFFASVRLEIRLIGKIKSAKGDEDVGVKVRVRVQKSKVSRPYKQAEFEIIFGEGVSKLGCVLDCAELMDVVAKKGSWYSYKDIRLGQGREKALQYLRESPTTCDEIEKVVRAMIPEGSRHMSLLAFGQSSSTEDEQAYDEQ
- the LOC100282426 gene encoding protein recA isoform X1; translated protein: MPMAVSAVTASHLALSFPARSRRRRAAPRAAAGGLTARARRLRCEFVAGGGNGALSGEDDPRLVDRQKVLDAAMNDINNSFGKGSVTRLGSAGGAFVETFPSGCLTLDFALGGGLPKGRVVEVYGPESSGKTTLALHAIAEIQKLGGNAMLVDAEHAFDPAYSKALGVDIENLIVCQPDNGEMALENGTEQLLTASAPQNSAILVADRMCRSGAIDLICIDSVSALTPRAEIEGEIGMQQMGLQARLMSQALRKMSGNASKAGCTLMFLNQIRYKIGVFYGNPEVTSGGIALKFFASVRLEIRLIGKIKSAKGDEDVGVKVRVRVQKSKVSRPYKQAEFEIIFGEGVSKLGCVLDCAELMDVVAKKGSWYSYKDIRLGQGREKALQYLRESPTTCDEIEKVVRAMIPEGSRHMSLLAFGQSSSTEDEQAYDEQ
- the LOC100282426 gene encoding protein recA isoform X2 gives rise to the protein MVFIFAEQKVLDAAMNDINNSFGKGSVTRLGSAGGAFVETFPSGCLTLDFALGGGLPKGRVVEVYGPESSGKTTLALHAIAEIQKLGGNAMLVDAEHAFDPAYSKALGVDIENLIVCQPDNGEMALEIADRMCRSGAIDLICIDSVSALTPRAEIEGEIGMQQMGLQARLMSQALRKMSGNASKAGCTLMFLNQIRYKIGVFYGNPEVTSGGIALKFFASVRLEIRLIGKIKSAKGDEDVGVKVRVRVQKSKVSRPYKQAEFEIIFGEGVSKLGCVLDCAELMDVVAKKGSWYSYKDIRLGQGREKALQYLRESPTTCDEIEKVVRAMIPEGSRHMSLLAFGQSSSTEDEQAYDEQ